GATTCTTCCTGAATCTTGCTGCGCTGGTAGCCGGTTTCCATGGCACCCAGCACGCCACCGCGTTCGCTGATGCGGTCCAGCTCATCGAGCACCGCATTCTCAACCAACTCGGTCAGCTCTTCGATCACGAAAGCGCCCTGGTTCGGGTTTTCGTTTTTGGCCAGGCCCCATTCTTTGTTGATGATCAACTGAATGGCCATTGCGCGACGCACACTTTCTTCGGTTGGTGTGGTCACCGCTTCGTCATAGGCATTGGTGTGCAGGCTGTTGCAGTGGTCGTACACGGCAATCAACGCTTGCAATGTGGTGCGAATGTCATTGAAAGCAATTTCCTGCGCGTGCAGGCTGCGGCCACTGGTTTGAATGTGATATTTCAGCTTTTGACTGCGGTCGCTGGCGCCGTAACGATCACGCATGGCAATCGCCCAGATTCTGCGCGCCACACGACCCAGTACGGTGTACTCCGGGTCCATGCCGTTGGAGAAGAAGAAACTCAGGTTCGGCGCAAAGTCATCAATCTTCATGCCGCGAGCCAGGTACGCTTCCACGAAGGTAAAGCCATTGCTCAAGGTGAATGCCAACTGCGAAATTGGATTGGCCCCTGCTTCCGCAATGTGATATCCGCTGATGGATACGCTGTAGAAGTTGCGCACTTCGTGGTCAATGAAATACTGCTGGATGTCGCCCATGACACGCAGGCTGAATTCGGTCGAGAAAATACAGGTGTTCTGTCCCTGGTCTTCTTTCAGAATGTCGGCCTGTACCGTGCCACGCACAGCTTTCAGGGTTGCAGCTTTCAAAGCCTGGTATTCCTGGGCATTGGGTGCGCGTTTGTTTTCAAACGTGAATTTGTCCACTTGCTGGTCAATGGCCGTATTCAGGAACATGGCCAGAATGCTGGGTGCCGGGCCGTTGATGGTCATGGACACACTGGTGCTGGGCGCGCACAAATCGAATCCGCTGTACAACACTTTCATGTCGTCGAGCGTGGCCACGCTCACACCACTGGTGCCCACCTTGCCGTAAATATCCGGGCGCAGGTCTGGGTCGAAACCATACAGGGTGACTGAGTCAAATGCAGTCGACAAGCGCTTGGCATCGCTTGCACTGCTCAGCATTTTGAAACGGCGGTTGGTTCGGGCGGGGTCGCCTTCGCCTGCAAACATGCGGGTGGGGTCTTCACCTTCCCGCTTGACCGGGAACACACCTGCCGTGAACGGGAAATAGCCAGGCAGGTTTTCCAGCATGACGAATTTCAGCAAGTCGGCACGGCTGGTGAATTTGGGCAAACTGACGCGATTGACTTTCAAACCGCACAAGGTGGTGACGGTCAATGGCGCCTGCAAGGCCTTGCCGCGCACCTCGTAGGTCAGCGTGTCGCCCTGATACCCTTCTGCCAGTTTTGAATAATCTTTCATGGCCTTTTGGGCGGCCATGCTCAGGCGAGTGCTCGTCAACTCCAACAGGTCATCCAGTGCTTCAACCGCCTTGGTCTTGTCGGGTTTATGTGCCAGCAAAAGCGCCTGGGCTCGCTCCATGCATTCGAGGTCGTACGCTGCCGCCACATCTTTTTGAACCTGTGCCTTGTAGCTGCGCACGGCTTGTGCAATTTCTGCCAGGTAGCGCACGCGCTCGGAGGGCACCACCGCCTTCATGGTGGTGGAATGCTTGGTGTCAATGGCATTGAACAGGCCTTTGGAAGGCTTGGCAATGGGCAAGGCTGCGCGCAAGGCCTTGTACAAGGCACTCACGCCATCATCATTGAACCGGCTTGCCAGCGTGCCGTATACAGGCATGGTGTCGGGCATGCTGGTGAAAGCCATACGGTTGCGTTGAACTTGCTTGCACACATCGCGCAGCGCATCCAGTGCGCCCTTGCGATCAAACTTGTTCACTGCCACGAAATCGGCAAAATCCAGCATGTCAATTTTTTCAAGCTGGCTGGCCGCACCGTATTCAGGGGTCATCACATACAGGCTGAAATCCACGTGGGGCACAATGGCGGCATCGCCTTGGCCAATGCCCGGCGTTTCAATCAACACTAGGTCAAACCCAGTGGCGCGGCACAGGGCAATGATGTCAGGCAAGGTGGCGGGCACTTCCTGCGCGGAATCGCGCGTGGCCAGCGAACGCATGAACACTTTCGGCTCATTGCCGGCCCAGGGGCCAATCGCATTCATCCGGATTCTGTCACCCAGCAGGGCTCCACCGGTTTTACGTCGTGAAGGGTCTACGCACACCACGCCAATGGTCAGGTCATCACCATGGTCCATGCGCAGTCGGCGAATCAATTCATCGGTCAGGCTGGATTTACCCGCTCCGCCCGTGCCGGTAATACCCAGCACAGGCGTCTTGCTGGTTTTGGCCAATGCGCGAATGGCGTCCAGGTCGGCTGTGGGTACTTCATCGCGCTCAAGGCGGGTAATCAGTTGAGTCAGCTGGGGCCAATTGGCAACCAAGGCTTGAATGCCTTCTGGCGTACTGATCACTTCAGCCTTCTTGCGGGCATCGCGAACCTGGGCGGCACGGGCGATCATGTCGCCAATCATGCCTTCCAGACCCATTTTCTGGCCGTCTTGTGGGCTGTAAATGCGGTTGACGCCATAGGCCTGAAGGGCTTCAATTTCGGAGGGCAAAATCACACCACCCCCTCCACCAAACACCTGGATGTGACCAGCCTGCTGGGCCTTCAGCTCATCGACCATGTATTGGAAAAATTCGTTGTGTCCACCCTGGTACGAGCTGACTGCCAGACCATCCGCGTCTTCTTGAATGGCAGCGTCCACAAGTTCCTGCACCGACCGGTTGTGCCCCAAGTGAATTACCTCGGCACCCTGACTTTGCAGCAAGCGGCGAATCATGTTGATCGCGGCGTCATGCCCATCAAACAGGGACGATCCTGTTACGAAACGAAGGGGCGTGCTTTTGTTGTCAGAGAGGGGTTTCCCCACCTCGCCGGTGCTGCTTTTCATGTGAGTCTCCTGATGGGTTGCGGTTGTTTTCCACCGCTCGTTTGAATTTTAATTCTAACCTATCCATGCGCCATGCGTAGCATGCGACGAGACCCAAAAAGCTTAAAAGGAGCAGACTGGAAATCACCCAGTACGTGAGAGGCACCCCGTAAACCGTGATGCCAAGTTGGGGAATAAACAAAACAATACTGAGAATCAAGGCAATCCAGACCCCCAGCAAACGCCAGGTAATTTGCTTGACTTGCCGCCAATACGCGGTTTCAAGGGCGGTGGGGGGACTGTTTTTCAAGCGAAGCCCCTAAGAGGCAAATTGCGGTTTGAACCGGTAAACCGCCAAAGTACTGCGCAAATTGCCCAGAAAATCGACCGGTTGACCATGCAAAAAAAGTTGTTTGCCAAGTACTTTATGTCCGATTTGAGCAACCAGTGCTTCGAAGTCCTTGGGCGTGCACAGGTGAATATTGGGCGTGTTGTACCACTGGTAGGGCATTTGCTTGGACACTGGCATGCGACCCCAGGCGATCGACCACACGTGGTACCAATGGCCAAAGTTGGGAAAGCTGACAATGCCTTCTTTGCCTACGCGGGCGATTTCCTTGAGAATGCGCTCGGTGTTGTGCATGGCCTGCAAGGTCTGCGACAGAATCACCACATCGAAAGCATGATCCTCAAACATGGCCAGCCCTTTTTCAAGGTCTTGCTGAATCACGTTGATGCCATTGGCCACGCTGCGCTGCACATTGGTGTCGTCAATTTCAACCCCATAGCCTTTCGCATTGCGGGTTTTCATCAAACGGGCGAGAAAAGAACCATCACCACAGCCCAGGTCGAGCACGCGGGCGCCCATGGGCACCCAGCTTTCAATCAGGTCCAGGTCGGCCCTTGGAACAACAATCGGCAAGGCTTGCACGTCTTGTCGCACGGCATGCAGATTTTTCATGCGAGCTCCTTGGCAATGCGCTCAAAGTAGCCGCGCACCACGTTGTGATAACGCGCATCAGTCAACAAGAAAGCATCATGACCGTGTGGCGCGTCAATTTCAGCATAGGTGACATCGCGCTGGTTGGCCATCAGGGCTTCCACGATTTCACGTGTGCGATCGGGGGCAAAACGCCAGTCGGTGGTGAAGCTGACCAGCAGGAATTTGGCCGTGGCCGCTCGCAGCGCCTTGGTCAGGTCACCGCCTGTGTGACGTGCCGGGTCGAAATAATCAAGCGCCTTGGTGATCAGCAGGTAGGTGTTGGCATCAAAATAATCTGCGAATTTGTCGCCTTGGTAACGCAGGTAACTTTCCACCTGAAAGTCCACGTCCAGCCCGTAGTTGTAGTCGCCAGTGCGCAGGGTGCGCCCAAACTTCTCGGCCATGTCGTCACCGCTGAGGTAGGTGATGTGACCGATCATTCGGGCCAGGCGCAAACCCCGCTTGGGTACCACGCCGTGCTCGTAGTAATTGCCGCCGTGGAAATCCGGGTCGGTGACAATGGCCTGCCTGGCCACTTCATTGAAAGCAATGTTCTGAGCACTCAATTTGGGTGTGGAAGCAATGACCATGCAATGCCCCACACGCTCCGGGTAGCTGAGGCTCCACTGCAAGGCCTGCATGCCACCCAGGCTTCCACCCATGACCGCTGCAAATTTGTGAATGCCGAAATGATCCGCCAAGCGCACTTGGGCATTGACCCAGTCCTGAACGGTAACGAATGGAAAGTCAGCGCCGAAAGGCTTGCCCGTATCTGGATTGATGCTGCTGGGGCCTGTCGAACCAAAACATGACCCAAGGTTGTTCACGCCAAGGACGAAAAATCGGTCGGTGTCCAAGGGTTTGCCGGGGCCAACCATGTTGTCCCACCATCCTTCACTTTTCTCTTGCCCTTCATACAGTCCCGCCACGTGGTGCGAGGCATTCAATGCATGGCACACCAATACGGCATTGCTTTTGTCAGCATTCAAATTACCGTAGGTTTCCACCATGAGGGAGTAGGCAGGCAGAGTCTTGCCGCACTCCAGCAACAGGGGCGCAGAAAATTCAATGAGTTCAGGCTTTACAAAGCCGACAGACTGGTTGGCAGACACAATTCGATATTTCTATGGTTGATTTTTTGTTTGTTCTTCTTGCTAGCCTTTGAGTATAAATCCCAAACAGGCATTGAATACAGTGCAATTGCGGGCGCACGGCGCCCACCGTACAGTTTGCGTGGCTTAGTTCGCTCTTAGTCGCTGTGCAGTTGACGCATCAATGCGTCAACTTTTTCGATATCGAAGGTACGGGTAACCTTCCTGACCAGTTTCTGGGTGGCATCGAAATCGGTTTTCAACAGCAGCTCCTTGACATCGAGCAACTGCGATGGGTGCATGGAATACTGGGTCAGCCCCATGCCAAGAAGCAGGCGGGTCAGGCGAATGTCACCGGCCATTTCGCCACACACGCTGACCGGCACACCCGCTTTTTCAGCCGAATTAATGACCTCGAACACGAGGCGTAGCACCGCAGGGTGCAGCGGGTCATACAGGTGCGCAACCTGGTGGTCAACCCGATCCACGGCGAGCGTGTATTGAATCAGATCGTTGGTGCCAATGGACACGTAATCCAGGTACTTCAAGAATTGGGGCAGGCTGAGTGCGGCAGCCGGCACTTCGATCATGCCGCCAATTGGAACCACCTGGTTGGCTTGAAACCGACGTTCCTGCAGCTGCTCGCGGGCCATGTCGATATAGGCTAAGGCCTGCTTGGTTTCCCGAATGTTGGTCAGCATCGGCAACAGGATTTTCACTGGCCCGGTTTTGGCGGCCCGCAGCAAGGCGCGAATCTGCGTGAGAAAAATTGCAGGCTCGGCCAGACTGAAGCGGATTGAGCGAAGCCCCAGTGCAGATGTGCTGGACACAGGGGGAGCACTGCTGTTGGCCCCGTCAAACTGCAGGGTTTTATCGGCGCCCAAATCGAGTGTGCGCACCGTCACCGGCTTGCCTTTCATGGCCTTGATGACCTTTCGGTAGGCCTCGAATTGCTCGTCCTCAGAAGGCCATTCCTTGCGGTTCATGAACAGGAATTCCGAGCGGAACAGGCCCACGCCGTCGGCGCCCGCATCCACAACGCCTTTCACATCGTCGGGCAATTCAATGTTGGCGAGCAGCTCGATTCGACGGCCGCACTGGGTTCTGGCTTCGGTGGTGATCAGGCGCTTCAGGCGCTGGCGCGACAAGGCGAGTATGGCCTGCTTGCGCTGGTATTCATCGACAACAATGGTGGCGGGGTCCAGAAACACTGCCCCCACCTTCCCATCAACCACCACCAGGTCGCCGTTGTGAATGAATTCAAGCGCACGCGGAACCCCAACCACAGCGGGAATGCCCAGGCTGCGCGCCACAATTGCAGTGTGCGAGGTGGCACCCCCCAGCTCAGTGACGAAGGCCCCAACACGCCGACCTTTCAGTTGCACCATGTCGGCCGGGGAAATGTCGTGCGCCACGATCAACCAGGGGTCTTCGTTCTCCCCTTCTGGCGGCAAAGGCAAGGCTGTTGCATGACCGCGCAGTGACTTCAAGACCCGTTCCACCACCTGGCGCACATCGCTGTTGCGTTCTCGGAAGTAATCGTCCTCAATGGCAGAAAACTGTTCCAGCAACACTTCCATCTGCTCAATCAAGGCCCATTCGGCGTTGATGAGTTTGTTCTGGATCAGGTTTTTCGGCTCTTCCGAAAGGATCGGATCTTGCAGGATCAGGCTGTGCAGGTTCAGAAAGGCATCGAACTCGGCTGGGGAATCCGCGCTGATCTGGCTGCGGATCTCTACCAGTTCGTCGGCCACCCTTTTAACCGCATTGTCGAATCGCTTTTTCTCGAAGCGTACCGATTTTTTGTCGATCCGGTTACGGGGAATGTCCCGCATGGCCGTGTCCCACACCAGGGCTCGGCTGACCGCAATGCCACGGGATACCGCGATGCCATGCAAGGCGAGTGTCATGGTTTATTCGCCTTCACCAAACTTGTCGTCAATCAGGGCCACCAGTGCTGCAATCGCCTCGGTTTCATCACTGCCTTCGGCTTCGAGGGTAACCAGGTGGCCTTTGCCCGCGGCCAGCATCATGACACCCATGATACTTTTCGCATTCACACGCCGCCCCGCCTTGGCAATCCAGATTTCCGACTGAAACCGGCTTGCCGTTTGTGTCAGTTTGACCGATGCGCGGGCGTGCAGGCCCAGTTTATTGCTGATGGTGATTTCTTGCTGAATCATCGCTTTTCGCCGGGTTAAAGGTTTGACGTTGCGGTGCCGTGGCACCTGTGCTCACTATACCGTTTCGACCGCCCATGACCAGTCGCTCGGCAACTTCGTTGATGGGCAGATCCCGAAATCCCAAGGCACGCAACACCATGGGCAAGTTACAGCCGGACACCAGAACCGTTGGCAAGTTCAAAGACTCCACACCGGCGCGCACTGCGGCATTGGAAGGTGTGGCACCGAACAGATCGGTGAGAAACACCACACCAGTGCCCGCGTGTACGTTACGCGCCGCATCTTGAATGCGCAGC
The nucleotide sequence above comes from Limnobacter thiooxidans. Encoded proteins:
- the metX gene encoding homoserine O-succinyltransferase MetX, translating into MSANQSVGFVKPELIEFSAPLLLECGKTLPAYSLMVETYGNLNADKSNAVLVCHALNASHHVAGLYEGQEKSEGWWDNMVGPGKPLDTDRFFVLGVNNLGSCFGSTGPSSINPDTGKPFGADFPFVTVQDWVNAQVRLADHFGIHKFAAVMGGSLGGMQALQWSLSYPERVGHCMVIASTPKLSAQNIAFNEVARQAIVTDPDFHGGNYYEHGVVPKRGLRLARMIGHITYLSGDDMAEKFGRTLRTGDYNYGLDVDFQVESYLRYQGDKFADYFDANTYLLITKALDYFDPARHTGGDLTKALRAATAKFLLVSFTTDWRFAPDRTREIVEALMANQRDVTYAEIDAPHGHDAFLLTDARYHNVVRGYFERIAKELA
- the metW gene encoding methionine biosynthesis protein MetW, whose protein sequence is MKNLHAVRQDVQALPIVVPRADLDLIESWVPMGARVLDLGCGDGSFLARLMKTRNAKGYGVEIDDTNVQRSVANGINVIQQDLEKGLAMFEDHAFDVVILSQTLQAMHNTERILKEIARVGKEGIVSFPNFGHWYHVWSIAWGRMPVSKQMPYQWYNTPNIHLCTPKDFEALVAQIGHKVLGKQLFLHGQPVDFLGNLRSTLAVYRFKPQFAS
- the icmF gene encoding fused isobutyryl-CoA mutase/GTPase IcmF, giving the protein MKSSTGEVGKPLSDNKSTPLRFVTGSSLFDGHDAAINMIRRLLQSQGAEVIHLGHNRSVQELVDAAIQEDADGLAVSSYQGGHNEFFQYMVDELKAQQAGHIQVFGGGGGVILPSEIEALQAYGVNRIYSPQDGQKMGLEGMIGDMIARAAQVRDARKKAEVISTPEGIQALVANWPQLTQLITRLERDEVPTADLDAIRALAKTSKTPVLGITGTGGAGKSSLTDELIRRLRMDHGDDLTIGVVCVDPSRRKTGGALLGDRIRMNAIGPWAGNEPKVFMRSLATRDSAQEVPATLPDIIALCRATGFDLVLIETPGIGQGDAAIVPHVDFSLYVMTPEYGAASQLEKIDMLDFADFVAVNKFDRKGALDALRDVCKQVQRNRMAFTSMPDTMPVYGTLASRFNDDGVSALYKALRAALPIAKPSKGLFNAIDTKHSTTMKAVVPSERVRYLAEIAQAVRSYKAQVQKDVAAAYDLECMERAQALLLAHKPDKTKAVEALDDLLELTSTRLSMAAQKAMKDYSKLAEGYQGDTLTYEVRGKALQAPLTVTTLCGLKVNRVSLPKFTSRADLLKFVMLENLPGYFPFTAGVFPVKREGEDPTRMFAGEGDPARTNRRFKMLSSASDAKRLSTAFDSVTLYGFDPDLRPDIYGKVGTSGVSVATLDDMKVLYSGFDLCAPSTSVSMTINGPAPSILAMFLNTAIDQQVDKFTFENKRAPNAQEYQALKAATLKAVRGTVQADILKEDQGQNTCIFSTEFSLRVMGDIQQYFIDHEVRNFYSVSISGYHIAEAGANPISQLAFTLSNGFTFVEAYLARGMKIDDFAPNLSFFFSNGMDPEYTVLGRVARRIWAIAMRDRYGASDRSQKLKYHIQTSGRSLHAQEIAFNDIRTTLQALIAVYDHCNSLHTNAYDEAVTTPTEESVRRAMAIQLIINKEWGLAKNENPNQGAFVIEELTELVENAVLDELDRISERGGVLGAMETGYQRSKIQEESMHYEIQKHDGTLPIIGVNTFTNPDENSDSLNSLELARATEDEKQSQLKRLAEFQQLHAAESGPMLERLKQTAMDGGNVFEVLVEAVRVCSLGQITQALFEVGGKYRRSM
- a CDS encoding HPr family phosphocarrier protein, whose amino-acid sequence is MIQQEITISNKLGLHARASVKLTQTASRFQSEIWIAKAGRRVNAKSIMGVMMLAAGKGHLVTLEAEGSDETEAIAALVALIDDKFGEGE
- the ptsP gene encoding phosphoenolpyruvate--protein phosphotransferase, with translation MTLALHGIAVSRGIAVSRALVWDTAMRDIPRNRIDKKSVRFEKKRFDNAVKRVADELVEIRSQISADSPAEFDAFLNLHSLILQDPILSEEPKNLIQNKLINAEWALIEQMEVLLEQFSAIEDDYFRERNSDVRQVVERVLKSLRGHATALPLPPEGENEDPWLIVAHDISPADMVQLKGRRVGAFVTELGGATSHTAIVARSLGIPAVVGVPRALEFIHNGDLVVVDGKVGAVFLDPATIVVDEYQRKQAILALSRQRLKRLITTEARTQCGRRIELLANIELPDDVKGVVDAGADGVGLFRSEFLFMNRKEWPSEDEQFEAYRKVIKAMKGKPVTVRTLDLGADKTLQFDGANSSAPPVSSTSALGLRSIRFSLAEPAIFLTQIRALLRAAKTGPVKILLPMLTNIRETKQALAYIDMAREQLQERRFQANQVVPIGGMIEVPAAALSLPQFLKYLDYVSIGTNDLIQYTLAVDRVDHQVAHLYDPLHPAVLRLVFEVINSAEKAGVPVSVCGEMAGDIRLTRLLLGMGLTQYSMHPSQLLDVKELLLKTDFDATQKLVRKVTRTFDIEKVDALMRQLHSD
- a CDS encoding DUF4212 domain-containing protein, giving the protein MKNSPPTALETAYWRQVKQITWRLLGVWIALILSIVLFIPQLGITVYGVPLTYWVISSLLLLSFLGLVACYAWRMDRLELKFKRAVENNRNPSGDSHEKQHRRGGETPL
- a CDS encoding PTS sugar transporter subunit IIA, which produces MLGLVLVTHAPLGDAIRQCVQHVMGSAPEGFSVVDVRSDEDIDQTVLRIQDAARNVHAGTGVVFLTDLFGATPSNAAVRAGVESLNLPTVLVSGCNLPMVLRALGFRDLPINEVAERLVMGGRNGIVSTGATAPQRQTFNPAKSDDSARNHHQQ